The Paenibacillus sp. 481 DNA window ACCCAAGCCCAGGAAATGGAGCCTATTGCCGGTTCATTTAAGATCGTGCTGTATGCAGTCAGGATAGGCAACGTGAAGTAAAAGGCGAAGAAGAATAGGGTTAGGGGAACAATAAATCGTTTTTTACTGTTCATTAATGCTTTAAATGGAGCTGATTTTGCCATTGCGGCATAATTGACTTCGTTTCGCTTCATTATTCGACCTCCGTTTCAAATGGTTACAGATGACCGATACACGACATTGAAACCGTTTAACATGAAAAGAATTTGATAATAAGAAAACGCTTCCACCCCCTGAATCTGATTATAAGAGACTGTTCACAATATCGTCAAATATTTCTTTAAGAGGACGGTTTTGGAGGCGCTGTTTGAAGCTTTATTCCTTTATGCTATGATGGTTATCGGGAAACAGACAACAGCAAGATGAGTAGTTATTGGATGGAGGAAAACCAATATGTATCGAATAATGATTGTTGAAGATGACGATAAAATTGCTTCCATATTGCAATCTTCGTTAACAAAATACGGCTATGACGTCACAAGGGCGACTCAATTCACCGCCTTAAAAGAAGAACTGCTGCAAATTAATCCCGATCTCGTATTGCTTGATATTCATTTGCCTGCTTATGACGGGTTTTATTGGTGCCGTCAATTCCGGATGGTGACGAATGCACCGATTATTTTCGTGTCTGCGCGCACTGGAGAGATGGATCAAGTGATGGCGATTGAAAATGGTGGGGATGACTATATAACGAAGCCTTTTCATCTCGATGTATTATTAGCAAAAGTGAAGGGCGTACTGCGCCGTACGTATGGGGAATATGCGGGCAGCAGCGGGAATAGCGGTGAGGAAGTAAATGTGTTCGGACTTATTTTGCATCGTACAAAAAATACGTTGGAATGGCAGGAGCAGCGTGTGGATCTAACGAAAAATGAAGCGTTGCTGTTATGTTGTCTACTCGAACGAATTAGTCATGTAGTCTCTAGAGAAACGCTGTTAGAAACGCTGTGGGATGATGTTGACTTTGTTGATGATAATACGCTAACTGTAAACGTTACGCGTGTACGTAAGAAGATGGAGGAAATCGGCATTAGCAAGGCGATTGAAACGGTGCGTGGGCAAGGTTACCGCTTGCAGGCTACTTGGGTTGAAGATGGGGGACCAGCATGACGTTTTGGCAATATTGTAGAGACCGATTACGCATTATCGCAGCTTGCTTAGTTGCCGTATTTATCTCACTTGTCGTCGTTTGGTTGGACTTAGGAATAGGGCAAAGATACATACGTAGCGAC harbors:
- a CDS encoding response regulator transcription factor; this encodes MYRIMIVEDDDKIASILQSSLTKYGYDVTRATQFTALKEELLQINPDLVLLDIHLPAYDGFYWCRQFRMVTNAPIIFVSARTGEMDQVMAIENGGDDYITKPFHLDVLLAKVKGVLRRTYGEYAGSSGNSGEEVNVFGLILHRTKNTLEWQEQRVDLTKNEALLLCCLLERISHVVSRETLLETLWDDVDFVDDNTLTVNVTRVRKKMEEIGISKAIETVRGQGYRLQATWVEDGGPA
- a CDS encoding DUF485 domain-containing protein; its protein translation is MKRNEVNYAAMAKSAPFKALMNSKKRFIVPLTLFFFAFYFTLPILTAYSTILNEPAIGSISWAWVFAFAQFAMTWALCIIYARRAAKFDKMVQQLNREWGGGRG